The sequence below is a genomic window from Roseovarius nanhaiticus.
TGGCCAGCACGGTACGCACGGCAAAGGATGCGATGTTATGTCCCGCCAGATCATCCGCGATCAGCTTGACGGAATAGCCAGCAGCGGCTGCGGCGGTGCCATAGGCAAACACCATCTTGGCGCCGTCAACGACGCCCGGTTCGATATGCATGAGATAAGTCCCTTGTTAAGTCGCCCCTCCGGCGACGCCAATTATGTATGGGGCAACAAGGCCCCGGTTTTACGGCAGGTCTCCTGACTTGCGGGTCGATGCGCGCGGGCCCTTCCCAGCCATCTGGCCAGTGGTTTCGCCTTTGCACTCACCGCTTACAGTTGCGGGGGCAGTACGGGTCTTTCACCCGATTCCCTTTCAAGCCACAGATGTGGCACCGTATCCCGACGCTACGTCAAACAGCGGCAGCGCGCAAAGGATTCTTCACCCCTCGGCCAGCGGGCCGTAGAGAATCAACGCGGGCGCATCGCCGATTTCGCCTCGCAAATGATCCGCCATTTCGGCGACAGTCATCCGCGTCAGCCGTTGGTCCGGGCAGCTGACATTTTCGGCCAGCAGCGCGGGTGTGTCACCAGGCAGGCCGTGGCGCCTCAGCACCTCATAAAGGTCGGGAAAGGTGCGTTTACCCATGAAAACAACGGTCGATGCTAAGGGATCGGCCAGCGCGGGCAGGTTCATGTCCTGCGGCAATCCACCCGTGTTGTCGTGCCCTGTAACAAACTGGACGCGCCGCGCGCTGAGCCGCCGGGTCAGCGGAATGCCCGCCGCCGCCGCCGCCGCGATGGCCGAGGGCACGCCGGGGATGATCTCGTAGCGGATGGCTGCGTCCCGCAGCGCGATCAGCTCTTCCTCCAGCCGCCCGAACAGGCCACCATCACCAGATTTCAACCGCACGACGCGCTGATTGGTCTGTGCATAGTCTACCAGAAGGCGACTAACGTGATGCTGGCGCGGTGAGGCGCGCCCTGCCCGCTTACCCACGCCGATCAGGTCGGCTCCCGCCCGCGCATGGCCCAGGATCGGCCCCGATGACAGATCATCGAACAGCACCGCATCGGCACGGCGCAGCCGGTCCACCGCCTTGAGCGTCAGCAGTTCGGGATCGCCTGGACCGGATCCGACAAAGCTGACGAAACCGCTCATGGCTCCTGCCCAGTGATCAAGTGAAAGAACGTGCCGGTGACATAGCCGCGATACGATCCGGTCTCCGGCACGGGATTGCCGTCGGCATCCGCGACCTTCGCGAGCGGCGCATCCGGTTGTTCGAGAATGGTAGAGTAGTGGTATTCGTGCCCGCGCAGTCGCGCCCCAGCCAAATGCCCCGGCATCGGCGCGAGGAGTTCCGCCTGCCGATACCCCAGATGGAACTTGCGTTTCTCGTAGCTGGTCTCAAGCCCCAGCAGCCCGGCCATCGCGTGGCACTTCCCCTCCTTGTCGATCAGCCCGGCGCCCAGCGCCATGTAGCCGCCACATTCGCCATGCACCGGCCGCGTTTCCGCGTGACGCCGCAGCCCGGCGCGGAATGTATCCGCCGCAGCCAACCGGCCTGCGTGCAGCTCAGGGTATCCGCCGGGCAGCCAGACCAGATCGGCGCCGGGGTCCGGCGCCTCGTTCGCGAGCGGCGAGAACGGCAGCAACTCGGCGCCCGCCGCGCGCCAGCCTTCCACCAGATGCGGATAGGCGAAGGAGAACGCAGCATCCTGCGCGAGCGCGATCCGCTGTGCGGGCGGCGCAGGCAGTGCGCCGCCCAGCGCCAGAGGTTTGCCGCGCGCTGCCGATTTGATCGCCTCCAGATCTACATGCTCGCGCAGGAAGCTGGCATAGCCCGAGATGGCCGTTTCCAGATCGGGATGCTCGACGGCCTGTATCAGGCCCAGGTGCCGCTCTGGCAGGGTCAGATCGCCGCGCCGGGGCAGCGCGCCCAACACGTTCATCCCGGCCT
It includes:
- the cobA gene encoding uroporphyrinogen-III C-methyltransferase; the encoded protein is MSGFVSFVGSGPGDPELLTLKAVDRLRRADAVLFDDLSSGPILGHARAGADLIGVGKRAGRASPRQHHVSRLLVDYAQTNQRVVRLKSGDGGLFGRLEEELIALRDAAIRYEIIPGVPSAIAAAAAAGIPLTRRLSARRVQFVTGHDNTGGLPQDMNLPALADPLASTVVFMGKRTFPDLYEVLRRHGLPGDTPALLAENVSCPDQRLTRMTVAEMADHLRGEIGDAPALILYGPLAEG
- a CDS encoding cobyrinate a,c-diamide synthase produces the protein MNNAPGIMISAPSSGTGKTTVTLGLLRALAEDGMRVQPFKSGPDYIDPAFHLAAAGRASFNLDTWAMGDALLNAIAAQAESAEICVAEGSMGLYDGVATRGQSGYGTSAETAQRLGWPVVLVVDVSGQAQSAAAAALGFRMYNPDLPFAGVILNRVASPRHERLTALGMEKAGMNVLGALPRRGDLTLPERHLGLIQAVEHPDLETAISGYASFLREHVDLEAIKSAARGKPLALGGALPAPPAQRIALAQDAAFSFAYPHLVEGWRAAGAELLPFSPLANEAPDPGADLVWLPGGYPELHAGRLAAADTFRAGLRRHAETRPVHGECGGYMALGAGLIDKEGKCHAMAGLLGLETSYEKRKFHLGYRQAELLAPMPGHLAGARLRGHEYHYSTILEQPDAPLAKVADADGNPVPETGSYRGYVTGTFFHLITGQEP